The Thaumasiovibrio subtropicus genome window below encodes:
- a CDS encoding IS110 family transposase yields the protein MNKCKTIGIDLAKNTFYFIMLDKQGKQVERKKLNRQQLIGYLSKLETCVIAMEACGTAHYWGRKIGQLGHSVVLLPAQHVKGYLRGQKNDYNDAKAIAEACQHGAIRPVAVKSLAQQDDQTFLLMRQHVSSDRKRLINHVRGLLAEYGVVLARGSQVLRKSLPFILEDVENGLTDEFRALLFRQYTQLERLDEELQWYDERLAEKVKQKDVCQRLIKVPGIGPVVSFSLRAWMGSGEQFKRGRDASAALGLVPKQFSTGGREVLLGITKRGNQQLRSFVVHGARAVVSRADGKTDRLSQWILRLVERRGFNKAVVALANKIIRIAWVIICRGESYKAPAAV from the coding sequence ATGAATAAGTGTAAAACCATTGGTATCGATTTAGCAAAGAATACTTTTTACTTCATCATGTTGGACAAACAGGGTAAGCAAGTTGAGAGAAAGAAATTAAATCGACAACAGCTCATTGGCTATCTCTCGAAGCTAGAGACTTGTGTCATTGCGATGGAAGCATGCGGTACAGCGCATTACTGGGGACGAAAAATAGGCCAGCTAGGGCACTCTGTTGTATTACTTCCCGCTCAGCATGTGAAAGGCTATTTACGAGGCCAAAAGAATGACTATAACGATGCAAAGGCCATCGCAGAAGCGTGTCAGCACGGTGCGATTCGCCCCGTTGCGGTCAAATCCCTAGCGCAGCAAGACGACCAAACTTTTTTGCTCATGCGTCAACACGTGAGTAGTGACAGAAAGCGCTTAATCAATCATGTGAGAGGGTTGCTGGCGGAGTATGGGGTAGTGCTGGCGAGAGGAAGTCAGGTATTGCGTAAATCGCTGCCTTTTATTCTAGAAGATGTTGAGAACGGCTTAACCGACGAATTTCGAGCGCTTTTATTCAGGCAATACACACAACTCGAAAGGCTTGACGAAGAGCTACAGTGGTACGACGAAAGGTTGGCCGAAAAAGTGAAGCAAAAAGACGTTTGTCAGCGTTTGATAAAAGTGCCAGGTATTGGTCCCGTGGTGAGTTTTTCCTTAAGAGCCTGGATGGGAAGTGGTGAGCAATTTAAACGAGGGCGTGATGCGTCAGCAGCCTTAGGTTTAGTGCCCAAGCAATTTAGCACGGGAGGTCGAGAGGTATTGCTTGGCATTACAAAGCGAGGGAATCAGCAGTTAAGGTCATTCGTGGTTCATGGTGCAAGAGCGGTTGTGAGTCGAGCCGATGGCAAAACAGACAGGCTTAGTCAATGGATATTGCGGCTGGTTGAAAGGCGAGGTTTTAACAAGGCTGTGGTGGCGCTGGCGAATAAGATAATCCGTATCGCGTGGGTCATTATCTGTCGAGGAGAAAGCTATAAAGCGCCAGCGGCGGTTTAA
- a CDS encoding metal ABC transporter permease has translation MNEYSWLWPAVLCGLIALVGNVVLGHQVLKRQVIFIDLAVAQVAALGAAVSQYWFINVPWLHESVFGEMLGPWILSLGFCGVIALLEDKIRHLLEPLIGCLFAVSASLAVIVVSKDPHGAEFIQRILNGQLLWATWDDVALIGGVTVVMLTLIAMKPQLMSGRAFYAVFAILMPVTVKLTGVYLEFALLVVPTLFTVMLAPKTALIASLVIGVVGILSGIVVSTLWDLPSGAAMVITLFISGLVFFPFLQFFFRPQYRQTSEA, from the coding sequence ATGAATGAATACAGTTGGTTATGGCCGGCTGTGCTGTGTGGGTTGATCGCTTTGGTGGGGAATGTCGTGCTTGGTCATCAAGTACTGAAGCGACAGGTAATTTTTATCGATCTGGCGGTGGCTCAGGTCGCGGCGCTTGGGGCGGCGGTGAGTCAATACTGGTTTATCAATGTGCCTTGGCTACACGAAAGTGTGTTCGGAGAAATGCTTGGTCCGTGGATCTTGTCCTTGGGCTTTTGTGGTGTCATCGCGTTGCTAGAAGACAAGATTCGCCACTTACTTGAGCCGCTGATTGGCTGCTTGTTTGCGGTGTCTGCTTCATTGGCGGTCATCGTTGTCAGTAAAGATCCCCATGGTGCCGAGTTCATTCAGCGCATTCTCAACGGTCAATTGCTGTGGGCGACGTGGGACGATGTTGCCTTGATTGGTGGGGTCACTGTGGTGATGCTGACATTAATCGCCATGAAGCCGCAACTGATGTCTGGGCGAGCGTTTTATGCGGTGTTTGCGATTTTAATGCCCGTTACGGTCAAGTTGACTGGGGTCTATCTTGAATTTGCGCTGCTTGTCGTACCGACTTTGTTTACCGTGATGTTAGCACCTAAAACCGCGCTGATCGCCAGTTTAGTCATTGGTGTCGTAGGTATCTTGTCCGGCATTGTGGTCTCAACCTTGTGGGATTTACCGAGTGGGGCAGCGATGGTGATTACATTGTTCATCAGTGGGCTGGTGTTTTTTCCTTTTTTACAGTTTTTCTTCCGTCCTCAATATCGGCAAACGTCCGAAGCCTAA